A section of the Gasterosteus aculeatus chromosome 10, fGasAcu3.hap1.1, whole genome shotgun sequence genome encodes:
- the LOC120826832 gene encoding T-cell differentiation antigen CD6-like isoform X1, translated as MKLLLILQLGCLCHALKKPSTQTDSTGLHVTADGNNTSGRVQEQFSSVPYIHKLAGKCSFSLRMPGNSDVAALPADSTDVLLEQMCRDLDCGSIYAVNGTNSPPNATCFHGCLYRDGRLHNCSESVGGNCTGVAEVICGHQAVRLAAGADRCAGRVELWADGRWGTVCDDQWDLRDAHVVCGQLGCGYALSVAGQGGPFPPGRGPIHLDELNCTGREKNLWSCPAAQGEQDCGHKEDAGVVCSERRAVRLTGGSDRCSGKVEVHRNGSWGNVCDNCWNKQLASMVCSMLGCGTEPLKFSQFLPPLVFNDGPQWFYQCDQNTQSLWECKETVNSANLCVTSKASGVICNGSLGFHAATTPTMTNVAVATTLTTGAPSLVPSEGLRAYGLLGTVALALLLVVVLITNSVICCHYRRRHAMLLQQTHASPRPSAEHHNSYQCAVDLVKVTANPEQTEEVPPNTRYIWTQLSSAESTSVDTDYEQYEQSDEKPVPLSTFRNSRRYRADVNPLTSLEGLCEECPEPTEELMAVPEAQYTTVSKSSRDSFSTSSTSSGECYENTKNYVMVLPDPGLGQSSAVYDVFSPADLTPSEGPVHPGQTTNLNQSSGDEDEGPIYSPVSPDQDSSSEDDYDDIGSLQ; from the exons ATGAAGCTGCTTTTAATTCTACAACTGGGCTGTCTGTGTCACG CTTTGAAAAAGCCATCCACTCAAACAGACTCAACTGGTCTCCATGTGACAGCAGATGGAAATAATACAAGCGGAAGAGTACAAGAGCAATTCAGCA GTGTCCCTTACATCCACAAACTCGCTGGTAAATGCAGCTTCTCGCTGAGGATGCCTGGAAACAGTGATGTGGCTGCATTGCCAGCGGACTCTACAGATGTGCTCCTAGAACAGATGTGTCGGGATCTGGATTGCGGCAGCATCTATGCAGTGAACGGAACCAACTCTCCTCCCAATGCCACCTGCTTTCACGGCTGTTTGTACCGAGACGGTCGTTTGCACAACTGTTCAGAGAGTGTCGGAGGCAACTGCACTGGGGTCGCTGAAGTAATCTGTG GCCACCAGGCGGTCCGGCTGGCGGCGGGGGCGGACCGCTGCGCCGGCCGGGTGGAGCTGTGGGCCGACGGGCGCTGGGGCACCGTGTGCGACGATCAGTGGGACCTGCGGGACGCCCACGTCGTGTGCGGCCAGCTCGGCTGCGGTTACGCCCTCAGTGTGGCGGGCCAGGGAGGCCCCTTCCCGCCGGGCAGAGGACCGATCCACCTGGACGAGCTGAACTGCACCGGCCGCGAGAAGAACCTGTGGAGCTGCCCGGCCGCGCAGGGCGAGCAAGACTGCGGACACAAAGAGGACGCCGGGGTCGTGTGCTCGG agaggagagcggTCAGACTGACCGGAGGTTCGGACCGTTGCTCTGGAAAGGTGGAGGTCCACCGCAATGGCAGCTGGGGAAACGTGTGCGACAACTGCTGGAACAAGCAGCTGGCCTCCATGGTGTGCTCCATGCTGGGCTGCGGTACCGAGCCGCTGAAGTTCTCCcagtttcttcctcctctcgtctTCAACGACGGGCCGCAGTGGTTCTATCAATGCGATCAGAACACGCAGAGTCTGTGGGAGTGCAAAGAGACGGTCAACTCGGCAAACCTGTGCGTGACCTCTAAGGCATCCGGGGTCATCTGCAACG GTTCCCTTGGGTTTCATGCTGCCACCACACCAACTATGACTAATGTAGCCGTAGCAACCACGCTGACGACCG GAGCCCCCTCATTGGTTCCCTCTGAAGGCTTACGGGCTTACGGGCTCCTCGGCACCGTCGCTCTGGCTCTTCTTCTCGTCGTGGTTCTCATCACAAACTCTGTGATCTGCTGCCATTACAGACGACGACACG CCATGTTGCTCCAGCAGACTCACGCCAGCCCACGACCGAGCGCCGAACATCACAACAGCTACCAATGTGCCGTCGACCTCGTCAAGGTCACCGCCAACCCAGAGCAGACGGAAG AAGTTCCCCCAAACACCAGGTATATTTGGACCCAGCTTAGTAGCGCTGAAAGCACGTCAGTAGATACAGACTATGAGCAGTATGAGCAAAGCGATGAGAAGCCTGTCCCTTTATCAACCTTTCGGA ATTCTCGGCGGTACAGAGCAGACGTAAACCCTCTGACGAGCCTCGAAGGCCTCTGCGAGGAAt gtcctGAACCCACGGAGGAGTTGATGGCAGTTCCAGAGGCTCAATATACCACAGTGTCAAAGAGCTCCAGGGACTCATTCAGtacctccagcacctcctctgGGGAATGCTACGAAAACACTAAGAACTATGTGATGGTCCTCCCAG ATCCAGGACTGGGCCAGTCGTCTGCTGTCTACGACGTCTTCAGCCCTGCAGATCTCACTCCCAGCGAAGGTCCAGTGCACCCCGGGCAAACCACCAACCTGAACCAGAGTTCAG GTGACGAAGACGAAGGCCCCATCTACTCTCCCGTTAGCCCGGATCAAGACTCCTCTTCTGAGGACGACTACGATGACATTGGCTCCTTGCAGTAA
- the LOC120826832 gene encoding T-cell differentiation antigen CD6-like isoform X4 gives MKLLLILQLGCLCHGVPYIHKLAGKCSFSLRMPGNSDVAALPADSTDVLLEQMCRDLDCGSIYAVNGTNSPPNATCFHGCLYRDGRLHNCSESVGGNCTGVAEVICGHQAVRLAAGADRCAGRVELWADGRWGTVCDDQWDLRDAHVVCGQLGCGYALSVAGQGGPFPPGRGPIHLDELNCTGREKNLWSCPAAQGEQDCGHKEDAGVVCSERRAVRLTGGSDRCSGKVEVHRNGSWGNVCDNCWNKQLASMVCSMLGCGTEPLKFSQFLPPLVFNDGPQWFYQCDQNTQSLWECKETVNSANLCVTSKASGVICNGSLGFHAATTPTMTNVAVATTLTTGAPSLVPSEGLRAYGLLGTVALALLLVVVLITNSVICCHYRRRHAMLLQQTHASPRPSAEHHNSYQCAVDLVKVTANPEQTEEVPPNTRYIWTQLSSAESTSVDTDYEQYEQSDEKPVPLSTFRNSRRYRADVNPLTSLEGLCEECPEPTEELMAVPEAQYTTVSKSSRDSFSTSSTSSGECYENTKNYVMVLPDPGLGQSSAVYDVFSPADLTPSEGPVHPGQTTNLNQSSGDEDEGPIYSPVSPDQDSSSEDDYDDIGSLQ, from the exons ATGAAGCTGCTTTTAATTCTACAACTGGGCTGTCTGTGTCACG GTGTCCCTTACATCCACAAACTCGCTGGTAAATGCAGCTTCTCGCTGAGGATGCCTGGAAACAGTGATGTGGCTGCATTGCCAGCGGACTCTACAGATGTGCTCCTAGAACAGATGTGTCGGGATCTGGATTGCGGCAGCATCTATGCAGTGAACGGAACCAACTCTCCTCCCAATGCCACCTGCTTTCACGGCTGTTTGTACCGAGACGGTCGTTTGCACAACTGTTCAGAGAGTGTCGGAGGCAACTGCACTGGGGTCGCTGAAGTAATCTGTG GCCACCAGGCGGTCCGGCTGGCGGCGGGGGCGGACCGCTGCGCCGGCCGGGTGGAGCTGTGGGCCGACGGGCGCTGGGGCACCGTGTGCGACGATCAGTGGGACCTGCGGGACGCCCACGTCGTGTGCGGCCAGCTCGGCTGCGGTTACGCCCTCAGTGTGGCGGGCCAGGGAGGCCCCTTCCCGCCGGGCAGAGGACCGATCCACCTGGACGAGCTGAACTGCACCGGCCGCGAGAAGAACCTGTGGAGCTGCCCGGCCGCGCAGGGCGAGCAAGACTGCGGACACAAAGAGGACGCCGGGGTCGTGTGCTCGG agaggagagcggTCAGACTGACCGGAGGTTCGGACCGTTGCTCTGGAAAGGTGGAGGTCCACCGCAATGGCAGCTGGGGAAACGTGTGCGACAACTGCTGGAACAAGCAGCTGGCCTCCATGGTGTGCTCCATGCTGGGCTGCGGTACCGAGCCGCTGAAGTTCTCCcagtttcttcctcctctcgtctTCAACGACGGGCCGCAGTGGTTCTATCAATGCGATCAGAACACGCAGAGTCTGTGGGAGTGCAAAGAGACGGTCAACTCGGCAAACCTGTGCGTGACCTCTAAGGCATCCGGGGTCATCTGCAACG GTTCCCTTGGGTTTCATGCTGCCACCACACCAACTATGACTAATGTAGCCGTAGCAACCACGCTGACGACCG GAGCCCCCTCATTGGTTCCCTCTGAAGGCTTACGGGCTTACGGGCTCCTCGGCACCGTCGCTCTGGCTCTTCTTCTCGTCGTGGTTCTCATCACAAACTCTGTGATCTGCTGCCATTACAGACGACGACACG CCATGTTGCTCCAGCAGACTCACGCCAGCCCACGACCGAGCGCCGAACATCACAACAGCTACCAATGTGCCGTCGACCTCGTCAAGGTCACCGCCAACCCAGAGCAGACGGAAG AAGTTCCCCCAAACACCAGGTATATTTGGACCCAGCTTAGTAGCGCTGAAAGCACGTCAGTAGATACAGACTATGAGCAGTATGAGCAAAGCGATGAGAAGCCTGTCCCTTTATCAACCTTTCGGA ATTCTCGGCGGTACAGAGCAGACGTAAACCCTCTGACGAGCCTCGAAGGCCTCTGCGAGGAAt gtcctGAACCCACGGAGGAGTTGATGGCAGTTCCAGAGGCTCAATATACCACAGTGTCAAAGAGCTCCAGGGACTCATTCAGtacctccagcacctcctctgGGGAATGCTACGAAAACACTAAGAACTATGTGATGGTCCTCCCAG ATCCAGGACTGGGCCAGTCGTCTGCTGTCTACGACGTCTTCAGCCCTGCAGATCTCACTCCCAGCGAAGGTCCAGTGCACCCCGGGCAAACCACCAACCTGAACCAGAGTTCAG GTGACGAAGACGAAGGCCCCATCTACTCTCCCGTTAGCCCGGATCAAGACTCCTCTTCTGAGGACGACTACGATGACATTGGCTCCTTGCAGTAA